A genomic segment from Spinacia oleracea cultivar Varoflay chromosome 3, BTI_SOV_V1, whole genome shotgun sequence encodes:
- the LOC110788363 gene encoding uncharacterized protein, protein MNKWVGSKHTLVKATIHFSQNMTGILHYEGLKALYVRLWCDQQWEDSHNAWRSEIPWNHTFGCEGYFGIIQETPSREFLLRVSYIEIYNEVFNNLREQPFTTVGINEVRDKLTNFIISDYL, encoded by the exons ATGAACAAATGGGTTGGCTCAAAACATACTTTGGTGAAAGCAACTAtacattttagtcaaaatatgactgGAATTTTACACTATGAAGGATTGAAG GCACTATATGTTCGCTTATGGTGTGACCAGCAGTGGGAAGACTCACACAATGCAT GGAGATCAGAGATCCCCTGGAATCATACCTTTGGCTGTGAAGGATACTTTGGTATCATCCAAGAG ACTCCTAGCCGGGAATTTCTCCTTCGCGTGTCATATATAGAGATATATAATGAG GTATTCAACAATCTGAGGGAGCAGCCTTTCACCACTGTGGGGATAAATGAAGTCCGAGACAAGTTGACAAACTTCATTATTAGTGATtatctttga